The Quercus robur chromosome 7, dhQueRobu3.1, whole genome shotgun sequence genome has a segment encoding these proteins:
- the LOC126690786 gene encoding low temperature-induced protein lt101.2-like encodes MGSQTFIEVLLAILLPPVGVFLRYGCGVEFWIDLVLTLLGYIPGIIYAVYVIVR; translated from the exons ATGGGCTCACAGACCTTCATAGAAGTGTTGCTGGCCATTCTTCTTCCACCAGTGGGTGTTTTTCTTCGCTATGGCTGTGGG GTGGAGTTTTGGATCGATTTAGTGCTCACGCTGTTGGGTTACATACCAGGAATTATATATGCAGTTTACGTGATAGTTCGATGA
- the LOC126690789 gene encoding uncharacterized protein LOC126690789 — protein sequence MPNSSFFGSSSMPSQRNHKSNTNTPSPPASPLSRSTSRAGKLVKGVTQLIEGDSSIGIVETIFRSGWPKEIGLTVQKVLKVNHSESVLNKFEEFRNKVKLNAANSCDSQLMERLIVDGNELLRFQGALITCSLGTNGDSSICDKKCCGVCRMIRFSFTVEDAPELVHENSWKAHEKVTNDYVAKRICARRAIILCRVIAGRVGGYHRHELMDIGEDGRFDSVVASNVDDSNGSEKLMVLNPRAVLPCFVVIYEVNCLP from the exons ATGCCTAATAGCAGCTTCTTTGGCAGCTCTAGTATGCCATCCCAGCGCAACCATAAG TCTAACACGAACACACCATCACCTCCAGCCTCTCCTCTTTCTCGTTCCACATCAAGAGCTGGCAAACTTGTCAAAGGAGTCACACAACTCATAGAAGGAGATTCCTCAATAGGTATTGTGGAAACCATATTCCGATCGGGATGGCCTAAGGAGATAGGCCTCACAGTCCAGAAGGTGTTGAAGGTTAATCACAGTGAAAGTGTTCTAAACAAGTTTGAAGAGTTTAGAAACAAAGTGAAACTCAATGCTGCAAATTCATGTGATAGTCAGCTAATGGAGAGACTGATTGTTGATGGGAATGAACTCCTAAGGTTCCAAGGTGCCCTTATAACTTGTTCTCTAGGAACTAATGGAGATTCAAGCATTTGTGACAAGAAATGTTGTGGGGTTTGCAGAATGATCCGTTTCAGCTTTACGGTTGAAGATGCACCAGAATTAGTCCATGAGAACAGTTGGAAGGCACATGAAAAGGTGACAAATGATTATGTTGCCAAGAGGATATGTGCAAGGAGGGCTATCATTTTATGCAGAGTAATTGCAGGGCGTGTTGGTGGTTACCATAGACATGAGCTCATGGATATTGGGGAAGATGGTCGGTTTGATTCTGTGGTGGCATCAAATGTAGATGACTCAAATGGCTCGGAGAAGCTTATGGTTTTAAATCCAAGGGCTGTGCTTCCATGCTTTGTGGTCATATATGAAGTCAATTGTCTTCCATGA